One Paracoccaceae bacterium Fryx2 genomic region harbors:
- the modC gene encoding molybdenum ABC transporter ATP-binding protein — MGTAMIEAAFCGRLGGFVLDARFTVPGSGVTALFGPSGCGKTSVLRGVAGLMRLPGSSLRVNGESWQEGRRFVPPHRRAAGYVFQEASLFPHLSVEGNLRFGLRRSGAGEQGIGMEEVIDLLGIAPLLDRPTAMLSGGERQRIAIGRALLSQPRLLLMDEPLSALDRFSRDEILPYLERLHAALSIPVLYVSHDIAEVERLADTLVLMEAGRVRAAGPIADLLANPDLPLIRMPNPAAVIDGRVVATDPVYGLSEVEVPGGRLVVPGDLGAPGTRCRLRIPASDVSLGRDMPEDTTILNALPARIEGAEAGTGHQMTVRLSLGAEGGGAAVLAGISRLSWDRLHLRPGELVVARLKAVALAHPAPPPAQS, encoded by the coding sequence ATGGGGACGGCGATGATCGAGGCGGCCTTCTGCGGGCGGCTGGGGGGCTTTGTCCTGGATGCGCGCTTCACCGTGCCGGGCAGCGGGGTCACCGCGCTGTTCGGCCCGTCGGGCTGCGGCAAGACCAGCGTGCTGCGCGGTGTGGCAGGGCTGATGCGGCTGCCCGGCTCCAGCCTGCGCGTCAATGGTGAAAGCTGGCAGGAAGGACGGCGCTTCGTGCCGCCCCACCGCCGCGCCGCTGGGTATGTCTTTCAGGAAGCGAGCCTGTTCCCGCATCTGTCGGTCGAGGGCAACCTGCGCTTCGGCCTGCGGCGGTCGGGGGCCGGAGAGCAGGGGATCGGGATGGAGGAGGTGATCGACCTGCTGGGCATCGCGCCGCTTCTCGACCGCCCCACCGCCATGCTGTCGGGCGGCGAGCGGCAGCGGATCGCCATCGGCCGGGCGCTGCTGTCGCAGCCGCGGCTTCTGTTGATGGACGAGCCGCTGTCGGCGCTCGACCGGTTCTCCAGGGACGAGATCCTGCCCTATCTGGAACGGCTGCACGCGGCGCTGTCGATCCCGGTGCTTTACGTCAGCCACGACATCGCCGAGGTCGAACGGCTGGCCGACACGCTGGTGCTGATGGAGGCGGGCCGGGTTCGCGCCGCGGGGCCGATCGCCGATCTGCTGGCCAACCCGGACCTGCCGCTGATCCGCATGCCGAACCCGGCGGCGGTGATCGACGGCCGCGTGGTGGCGACCGATCCGGTCTATGGCCTCTCGGAGGTGGAGGTGCCGGGCGGGCGGCTGGTGGTGCCGGGCGACCTCGGGGCACCCGGCACCCGCTGCCGGCTGCGCATTCCGGCCAGCGACGTGAGCCTTGGCCGCGACATGCCCGAGGACACGACGATCCTGAACGCGCTGCCCGCCCGGATCGAAGGGGCGGAGGCGGGCACCGGCCACCAGATGACGGTGCGCCTGTCGCTGGGGGCCGAGGGCGGGGGGGCTGCGGTGCTCGCCGGCATCTCGCGTCTGTCGTGGGACAGGTTGCATCTTCGGCCGGGCGAACTGGTCGTCGCGCGCCTGAAGGCCGTGGCGCTGGCCCATCCTGCCCCACCGCCCGCACAAAGCTGA
- the modB gene encoding molybdate ABC transporter permease subunit, translated as MTGDSPLLDAAMIETILLTLQLAAITTVVLLLLGTPLAWWLSRSGGLWKEVVATIVALPIVLPPTVLGFYLLIAMGPASPLTAILGRQLSFTFEGLVVGSVFYSLPFVVNPIRNAFEAMGPRPMEVAATLRASPLDAFFTVALPLALPGLSTGAILGFAHTVGEFGVVLMIGGGIPGQTKVLSVQIFDYVETLQWSKAHVLAAGMLAMSFLVILAMLLIERRLKWGRR; from the coding sequence ATGACCGGGGACAGCCCGCTGCTCGATGCGGCCATGATCGAGACGATCCTGCTGACGCTTCAGCTTGCCGCGATCACGACCGTGGTGCTCTTGCTGCTGGGCACGCCGCTGGCCTGGTGGCTATCCCGCAGCGGCGGCCTCTGGAAGGAGGTCGTCGCCACGATCGTCGCCCTGCCCATCGTGCTGCCGCCGACGGTGCTGGGCTTCTACCTGCTGATCGCCATGGGGCCGGCCTCGCCGCTGACAGCGATCCTCGGGCGGCAGTTGTCCTTCACCTTCGAGGGGCTGGTGGTGGGCTCGGTCTTCTATTCGCTGCCCTTCGTGGTGAACCCGATCCGCAACGCCTTCGAGGCGATGGGGCCGCGCCCGATGGAGGTGGCGGCGACCCTGCGGGCCTCGCCGCTCGATGCCTTCTTCACCGTGGCGCTGCCGCTCGCGCTGCCGGGCCTGTCGACCGGTGCGATCCTCGGCTTTGCCCATACGGTGGGCGAGTTCGGCGTCGTGCTGATGATCGGCGGCGGCATCCCCGGCCAGACCAAGGTGCTGTCGGTACAGATCTTCGACTATGTCGAGACGCTGCAATGGAGCAAGGCGCATGTGCTGGCGGCGGGAATGCTGGCGATGTCCTTCCTGGTGATCCTTGCCATGCTGCTGATCGAGCGGCGGCTGAAATGGGGACGGCGATGA
- a CDS encoding transposase, protein MEQTSKKKTSKPYSPEFRERAVRLAMEHRDDYQSEAAALTAIAGKLGCSTDSLRVWMRQVQRDGGERPGPTSAEIARIKELERENRELRQANEILRKASAYFAQAELDRPFRK, encoded by the coding sequence ATGGAACAGACCTCAAAGAAGAAGACCTCGAAGCCGTATTCACCTGAGTTCCGCGAGCGTGCGGTGCGGCTGGCGATGGAACACCGCGATGATTATCAGAGCGAGGCTGCGGCGCTGACGGCGATTGCAGGTAAATTGGGCTGTTCGACGGACAGCCTTCGCGTCTGGATGCGACAGGTCCAGCGCGATGGTGGCGAACGGCCGGGACCTACCAGCGCTGAGATCGCGCGGATCAAAGAGCTTGAGCGCGAGAACCGGGAACTGCGGCAAGCGAACGAGATTCTGCGCAAAGCTTCAGCGTATTTTGCCCAGGCGGAGCTCGACCGCCCGTTTCGCAAATGA
- a CDS encoding IS3 family transposase, with product MTAFIEESREAFGVEPICRALQFAPSTFYDRRAIMRDPDRASARAKSDAALSLKIDAAWDANRKLYGARKIWHVLRRQGEDAARCTVERLMRHLGIRGVVRGKKVITTNPDTSLPCPDDKVNRLFMADRPNKLWVSDFTYGHLDF from the coding sequence ATGACTGCTTTCATTGAGGAAAGCCGAGAGGCATTCGGGGTCGAGCCGATCTGCAGGGCACTGCAGTTTGCCCCTTCCACCTTTTATGACCGGCGGGCGATCATGCGTGATCCTGACCGGGCCTCGGCCCGGGCCAAATCGGATGCCGCCCTGAGCCTCAAGATCGACGCGGCCTGGGATGCCAACCGCAAGCTCTATGGCGCGCGGAAGATCTGGCATGTTTTGCGACGGCAGGGTGAAGACGCCGCCCGCTGCACCGTGGAACGATTGATGCGCCATCTGGGCATCAGGGGCGTGGTCCGTGGCAAGAAGGTCATCACGACCAATCCTGACACGTCTCTGCCTTGCCCGGACGACAAGGTGAACCGGCTGTTCATGGCGGATCGGCCGAACAAGCTGTGGGTTTCAGATTTCACCTATGGGCACCTCGATTTTTGA
- the modA gene encoding molybdate ABC transporter substrate-binding protein, with protein MTFCTTALRAAFTAALAALVFAAPVRAGETLAAVAANFTEPATEIAAAFTEATGHTVTFSFGPAGQFYTQISQGAPFEVFLSADQARPEKAEAEGFAVPGTRFTYAIGTLVLWSADPDLIDGTEAALRRPDLTHVAIADPAAAPYGAAAVETMQALGVYDSLQPKLVTGKSISQAHQFVATGNAPVGFVALSQVILDDTGSRWMVPEELHAPIRQDAVLLKRGETSEAARAFLDFLRMNRPGFTGGWFVQ; from the coding sequence ATGACATTCTGCACGACAGCCCTGCGCGCGGCCTTCACTGCGGCGCTGGCCGCACTCGTGTTCGCCGCCCCCGTCCGGGCAGGCGAGACGCTGGCCGCGGTCGCCGCCAACTTCACCGAGCCCGCAACCGAGATCGCCGCGGCCTTCACCGAAGCCACCGGCCATACCGTCACCTTCAGCTTCGGCCCCGCCGGCCAGTTCTACACCCAGATCTCGCAGGGCGCGCCGTTCGAGGTCTTCCTGTCCGCCGATCAGGCCCGCCCGGAAAAGGCCGAGGCGGAGGGCTTCGCCGTCCCCGGCACGCGCTTCACCTATGCCATCGGCACGCTGGTGCTGTGGAGCGCCGACCCGGACCTCATCGACGGCACCGAGGCGGCGCTGCGCAGGCCCGACCTGACCCATGTCGCCATCGCAGACCCGGCCGCCGCCCCCTATGGTGCCGCGGCAGTCGAGACGATGCAGGCGCTGGGGGTCTACGACAGCCTGCAACCGAAGCTGGTCACCGGCAAGAGCATCAGCCAGGCGCATCAGTTCGTGGCCACCGGCAACGCGCCCGTTGGCTTCGTGGCCCTGTCGCAGGTGATCCTGGACGACACGGGCTCGCGCTGGATGGTGCCGGAGGAGCTTCATGCCCCGATCCGGCAGGATGCCGTTCTGCTGAAACGGGGCGAGACCAGCGAGGCCGCGCGCGCCTTCCTCGACTTCCTCCGGATGAACCGCCCCGGGTTTACCGGAGGGTGGTTTGTTCAATGA
- a CDS encoding TOBE domain-containing protein, whose product MDEDLRGGLVLQRGALPRMGGERIRLLKAIREQGSISGAARVVGLSYKAAWDAVAAMNNLFATPLVTAAPGGKAGGGATITPAGARVIATFAAVEDGLARVVSALEVGLGGSDTSLNPLWSLFMKTSTRNVYRCTVTRVTEGAVSAEVTMALADGQSLTAIITERSADDLGLAAGTEVFALIKSSFVILAAGEAPAGISVRNRLTGTVAARTDGAVNSEIVLDLGGGKTMAAIITLESARDLNLQPGDRATALVKASHVILAMP is encoded by the coding sequence ATGGACGAGGATCTTCGCGGCGGGCTGGTGCTGCAGCGGGGGGCGCTGCCCCGGATGGGCGGTGAGCGCATCCGTCTGCTGAAGGCGATCCGGGAACAGGGCTCGATCTCGGGCGCGGCGCGGGTTGTGGGGCTTTCCTACAAGGCCGCTTGGGACGCGGTCGCCGCGATGAACAACCTGTTCGCCACCCCGCTCGTCACCGCAGCACCGGGCGGGAAGGCGGGCGGAGGCGCCACGATCACGCCCGCCGGGGCGCGGGTCATCGCCACCTTTGCCGCTGTGGAGGACGGCCTTGCCCGCGTCGTGAGCGCGCTCGAGGTCGGCCTCGGAGGGTCCGACACTTCCCTCAACCCTCTCTGGAGTCTCTTCATGAAAACCAGCACGCGAAACGTCTATCGCTGCACCGTCACCCGTGTCACCGAGGGCGCGGTCAGCGCCGAGGTGACGATGGCCCTCGCCGACGGGCAGAGCCTGACCGCCATCATCACCGAGCGCAGCGCCGACGACCTGGGCCTTGCAGCTGGCACCGAGGTCTTTGCCCTCATCAAGTCGAGCTTCGTGATCCTTGCCGCAGGCGAGGCTCCGGCAGGCATTTCGGTGCGCAACCGGCTGACGGGCACCGTCGCGGCCCGCACCGACGGGGCGGTGAATTCGGAAATCGTGCTCGACCTCGGCGGCGGCAAGACCATGGCCGCCATCATCACGCTGGAAAGCGCGCGCGATCTGAACCTGCAGCCCGGTGACCGCGCCACCGCTCTCGTCAAGGCCAGCCACGTCATCCTGGCAATGCCGTGA
- a CDS encoding type II toxin-antitoxin system RelE/ParE family toxin has translation MVYEVVRAADVDVDLELIFDFLVAAAEDFGESAEGAFQLAERRITEIEATIEDLGSAPHQGTLRPRLGDGVRNVTKGRAIYYFEVDDARKILRLLAVFFGGQDHDARILLRLLTRP, from the coding sequence GTGGTCTATGAGGTCGTTCGGGCTGCGGATGTCGACGTTGATCTCGAGCTGATATTCGATTTCCTTGTCGCCGCCGCGGAAGATTTCGGTGAGAGCGCGGAAGGGGCATTTCAGCTTGCCGAACGGCGCATTACAGAGATTGAAGCCACCATTGAGGATCTTGGCAGTGCGCCGCATCAAGGCACGCTACGTCCCCGCCTCGGCGATGGGGTCCGAAATGTCACCAAGGGCCGTGCCATCTACTATTTCGAGGTCGATGATGCCCGGAAGATTCTGCGCCTCCTCGCGGTGTTCTTTGGCGGTCAGGATCATGACGCCCGCATCCTGCTGAGACTGCTCACCCGACCATGA
- a CDS encoding type II toxin-antitoxin system ParD family antitoxin yields MSVKASISLTESQEAFARELVAQGRYSSLSAVLQQGLELLREESQTTSALRELLERRRVGPFISLDEARQSARDMIARKRGERGL; encoded by the coding sequence GTGAGCGTCAAAGCGTCGATTTCCCTGACCGAATCTCAAGAGGCTTTTGCCCGCGAACTGGTGGCGCAGGGCCGATATTCCAGTCTCAGTGCCGTGCTCCAACAGGGCCTTGAACTCCTGCGCGAAGAATCGCAGACCACCAGCGCACTGCGCGAACTTCTCGAAAGGCGTCGCGTCGGCCCCTTCATTTCGCTTGATGAGGCCCGGCAGAGCGCCAGGGACATGATCGCACGCAAGCGGGGCGAGCGTGGTCTATGA
- a CDS encoding recombinase family protein, giving the protein MARNKRKHHPTHLLQTVTDLESRGVGFRSLTENVDTTSIAQFERERIVERIKEGLEAAWKRGRMGGRPPALPPAQKAGVKRMWDVERRPIPEIADLFKVSVS; this is encoded by the coding sequence GTGGCGAGGAACAAACGAAAACACCACCCGACGCACCTGCTGCAAACCGTTACCGACCTCGAGAGCCGTGGCGTCGGGTTTCGCTCGCTTACTGAGAATGTCGACACGACCAGCATCGCACAGTTCGAACGCGAGCGTATCGTTGAACGGATCAAGGAGGGCCTGGAAGCCGCCTGGAAGCGTGGCCGGATGGGGGGAAGGCCCCCTGCCCTGCCGCCGGCCCAGAAAGCCGGGGTGAAACGGATGTGGGACGTGGAGCGCCGCCCCATCCCCGAGATAGCGGACCTGTTCAAGGTCAGCGTAAGCTGA